In Staphylococcus saccharolyticus, one genomic interval encodes:
- a CDS encoding DUF4097 family beta strand repeat-containing protein, translating to MKKLFISGLVIFISFFIGGTITWFTFDKHKYENQSYHKTFNSRFEHVSINTVTSNIRFIPGKKFAVHFRGDNDVYVSNKGKTLKVTEKRATDRGYGLNFNPFHKNKKSLTIVLPDNKIKYLTAESVIGTIHFNNIKSQNTSILSNSMFQVKNSHFDNLNYESSNGTANIQDSVIKKGNLKLDNGDITVKNSKCNNSTFLIDKGNILMKNMKSSNDIKASIKKGDVDYHFDEKPRNTLLKLHPGHGSKSIKNKNFKNGKVGNSKNILEFYTVDGDITVS from the coding sequence TTTTTTTATTGGAGGTACAATCACTTGGTTTACTTTTGATAAACATAAGTATGAAAATCAAAGTTATCATAAAACATTTAATTCTAGATTTGAACATGTTTCTATTAACACTGTAACATCAAATATAAGGTTTATACCTGGAAAAAAATTTGCAGTTCATTTTAGAGGAGATAATGATGTTTATGTATCAAATAAAGGGAAGACTTTAAAAGTTACAGAAAAGCGTGCTACTGACAGAGGATACGGCTTAAACTTTAATCCATTTCATAAAAATAAAAAAAGTTTAACAATTGTCTTGCCTGACAATAAAATTAAATATCTAACTGCAGAATCAGTCATTGGAACTATTCATTTCAACAATATAAAATCACAAAACACTTCTATTTTAAGTAATAGTATGTTTCAGGTGAAAAATTCCCATTTTGATAATTTAAATTATGAATCATCGAATGGAACTGCTAATATTCAGGATTCTGTGATTAAAAAAGGAAACTTGAAGCTTGATAATGGCGATATTACGGTGAAAAATAGTAAGTGTAACAACTCTACATTCTTAATTGATAAAGGGAATATATTAATGAAAAACATGAAATCTTCTAATGATATTAAGGCTTCCATCAAAAAAGGTGATGTTGACTATCATTTTGATGAAAAGCCGAGAAACACTTTACTAAAATTACATCCAGGACATGGCAGTAAATCAATTAAAAATAAAAACTTTAAGAATGGTAAAGTTGGTAATAGCAAAAACATTTTAGAATTCTATACAGTAGATGGGGACATAACAGTGAGTTAA
- a CDS encoding YolD-like family protein translates to MMEINKETDYRNIPREMLDKNIPTGRGMVKWVFFATLPEQFETIHQYMMDQNKVDRPVLSDDQLAQLNIHLHEALQKSRPVNIKYYEEGYINFIHLNIHRIDSLNFEIEGIKPNTTYRQKVSILDIIDITFA, encoded by the coding sequence ATGATGGAAATAAATAAAGAAACTGATTATCGAAATATTCCACGCGAAATGTTAGATAAGAACATCCCTACTGGTCGTGGTATGGTTAAATGGGTTTTTTTTGCTACTTTGCCAGAACAATTTGAAACAATTCATCAATATATGATGGATCAAAATAAAGTTGATAGACCCGTACTTTCAGATGACCAACTTGCTCAATTGAACATACACCTACATGAAGCTCTTCAGAAATCACGTCCAGTTAATATCAAATATTATGAAGAGGGCTATATCAATTTTATTCATCTTAACATACATCGCATCGATTCATTGAACTTCGAAATTGAAGGAATAAAACCTAATACAACTTATCGTCAAAAGGTTTCAATTTTAGATATTATTGATATTACTTTTGCATAA